A region from the Triticum aestivum cultivar Chinese Spring chromosome 3D, IWGSC CS RefSeq v2.1, whole genome shotgun sequence genome encodes:
- the LOC123074686 gene encoding histone H3.2, producing MARTKQTARKSTGGKAPRKQLATKAARKSAPATGGVKKPHRFRPGTVALREIRKYQKSTELLIRKLPFQRLVREIAQDFKTDLRFQSSAVSALQEAAEAYLVGLFEDTNLCAIHAKRVTIMTKDIQLARRIRGERA from the coding sequence ATGGCCCGCACGAAGCAGACCGCGCGCAAGTCGACCGGCGGCAAGGCCCCGCGGAAGCAGCTGGCGACCAAGGCGGCGCGCAAGTCGGCGCCGGCGACCGGCGGCGTGAAGAAGCCCCACCGCTTCCGCCCCGGCACCGTCGCGCTCCGCGAGATCCGCAAGTACCAGAAGAGCACCGAGCTGCTCATCCGCAAGCTGCCCTTCCAGCGCCTCGTCCGGGAGATCGCGCAGGACTTCAAGACCGACCTCCGCTTCCAGAGCTCCGCCGTGTCCGCCCTGCAGGAGGCCGCCGAGGCCTACCTCGTGGGGCTCTTCGAGGACACCAACCTCTGCGCCATCCACGCCAAGCGTGTCACCATCATGACCAAGGACATCCAGCTCGCCCGCCGCATCCGCGGGGAGCGCGCGTAG